In Buchnera aphidicola (Aphis aurantii), one DNA window encodes the following:
- the ygfZ gene encoding tRNA-modifying protein YgfZ, with the protein MLFHFPKNVVYSSDKLPLTLISLEEWSIIYINGLDSKKFLQNQLTIDMNYLKQNEYQISAHCNLNGKVYSTMLLFHYKKGYACIIKKSLSNLQIKEFKKYSIFSKVKIYQLDNVFLLGLSGNGSKLFLSKQFVKIPNYKDPVVFDKDTSILWFKNPCERFLLVLSLTDFLLFKQKINKNILLNNSKQWILLDIEAGYPIIEKNMSQKFLPQSINLDKFKAISMNKGCYYGQEIIAQVFYKDLNRHALYLLFSKGTIHPKVGSIIETKVLDKWFRIGFLLAIVHVHYNEIWVQAVLNKSVNIRNNFRIYGFKKIFLVKN; encoded by the coding sequence ATGTTATTTCATTTTCCAAAAAACGTTGTTTATTCTTCGGATAAATTACCTTTAACATTAATTTCTCTTGAAGAATGGTCTATTATTTATATAAATGGTCTTGATAGTAAAAAATTTCTTCAAAATCAATTAACAATTGATATGAACTATTTAAAACAAAATGAATATCAAATATCCGCACATTGTAATTTAAACGGAAAAGTATATAGTACTATGTTGTTATTTCATTATAAAAAAGGATATGCCTGTATTATAAAAAAGAGTTTATCTAATTTACAAATTAAAGAATTTAAAAAATATTCTATTTTTTCAAAAGTTAAAATATATCAATTAGATAATGTGTTTTTATTAGGATTATCTGGAAATGGTTCTAAATTATTTTTGTCAAAACAATTTGTAAAAATACCCAATTATAAAGATCCAGTTGTTTTTGATAAAGACACGTCTATACTTTGGTTTAAAAATCCATGCGAACGATTTTTATTAGTTTTATCCTTAACAGATTTTTTATTATTTAAACAAAAAATTAATAAAAATATTTTATTAAATAATAGTAAGCAATGGATTTTGTTAGATATTGAAGCCGGATACCCAATTATTGAAAAAAATATGTCTCAAAAATTTTTACCACAATCTATTAATTTAGATAAGTTTAAAGCTATTAGCATGAATAAAGGTTGTTATTATGGTCAAGAAATAATAGCTCAAGTTTTTTATAAAGATTTAAATAGACATGCATTATATTTATTATTTAGCAAAGGAACAATACATCCTAAAGTCGGGTCTATTATAGAAACAAAAGTACTAGATAAATGGTTTAGAATTGGTTTTTTATTAGCAATAGTTCATGTTCATTATAATGAAATTTGGGTACAAGCCGTTTTAAATAAATCTGTTAATATTCGAAATAATTTTAGAATTTACGGATTTAAAAAAATTTTTTTAGTTAAAAATTAA
- the prfB gene encoding peptide chain release factor 2 (programmed frameshift) — protein sequence MIDIYTIKNQIITLNHRKNDLKRYLDYNSKKSRISEINLELLTPNVWKIQKSIHQLNKEKNLLNIIVDNLNKIEDKLKEINIFIELAEETKDNMLIKDIIIEIKKTEEKIKKLEFYRMFSKKHDNCNCYIDIQSGSGGIEAQDWSKMLLKMYLKWSDKKGFKTEIIEESHGEIIGIKSATVQIFGEYAFGWLRTETGIHRLIRKSPFDSGKRRHTSFSSVFIYPDIEEKVNIEICLSDLRIDVYRASGAGGQHVNRTESAVRITHIPTNLVTQCQNNRSQHKNKEQAMKQMNSKLYELKMQKERKRQKKIEDSKLDISWGNQIRSYILDHSKIKDLRTGIEKYDTQSVLNGNLDDFIEASLISGL from the exons ATGATAGATATTTATACAATAAAAAATCAAATTATAACACTAAATCATCGGAAAAATGATTTGAAGAGGTATCTT GACTATAATTCAAAAAAATCAAGAATTTCAGAAATAAATTTAGAATTATTAACACCTAATGTATGGAAAATACAAAAATCTATACATCAATTAAATAAAGAAAAAAACTTATTAAATATAATTGTTGATAATCTTAATAAAATTGAAGATAAATTAAAAGAAATTAATATTTTTATAGAATTAGCCGAAGAAACAAAAGATAATATGCTCATAAAAGATATTATTATAGAAATAAAAAAAACAGAAGAAAAAATTAAAAAACTTGAATTTTACCGTATGTTTTCAAAAAAACATGACAACTGTAATTGTTATATTGATATACAATCTGGATCTGGCGGGATAGAAGCACAAGATTGGTCAAAGATGTTGTTAAAAATGTATTTAAAATGGTCTGATAAAAAAGGATTTAAAACTGAAATTATTGAAGAATCTCATGGTGAAATAATTGGCATTAAATCTGCTACAGTTCAAATATTTGGAGAATATGCTTTTGGATGGTTAAGAACTGAAACGGGAATTCACCGTCTTATCAGAAAAAGTCCATTTGATTCTGGAAAAAGAAGACATACTTCATTTAGTTCAGTTTTCATATATCCAGACATAGAAGAAAAAGTTAACATTGAAATTTGCTTATCTGATTTAAGAATAGATGTATATAGAGCTTCTGGAGCAGGAGGGCAGCATGTAAATCGAACAGAATCTGCTGTTCGAATTACTCATATACCTACTAATCTTGTCACTCAATGTCAAAATAATAGATCTCAACATAAAAATAAAGAACAAGCAATGAAACAAATGAACTCAAAATTATATGAATTAAAAATGCAAAAAGAGAGAAAAAGACAAAAAAAAATAGAAGATAGTAAATTAGATATTAGCTGGGGTAATCAAATACGTTCTTATATACTAGATCATTCAAAAATTAAAGATCTTAGAACTGGAATAGAAAAATATGATACACAATCAGTATTAAATGGAAATTTAGATGATTTTATTGAAGCAAGTTTAATATCAGGACTATAG
- the lysS gene encoding lysine--tRNA ligase has protein sequence MLKEKDLLNKINNEKTIRKEKLIDMRNKGFSYPNNFTKTINSRKIHMLYGHHTSEDLKKINIEISIAGRMIQRRVMGKAAFFILKDIEGQVQIYVKEKTIEYELYHNHFKKWDIGDILGVHGFLFKTKTKELSIYATNLIILTKSLRSLPDKFHGLSNQEKRYRQRYLDLISNNQLYNIFKTRSNIIQLIRKFMLENEFLEVETPMLHNIPGGASARPFETYHNEINKKMYLRIAPELYLKKLIVGGFERIFELNRNFRNEGVSSRHNPEFTMMEAYIAYSDYQYMMKFTEQLLKNIINTLFQNNQIKYKEHDLNFEIPFSRLTMREAILKFNKNVCLSDFKDLKTIKQTSNNIGIKIDEKWSIGEIENEIFEQTVEKNLIQPTFITEYPVEISPLARRNNINPNITDRFELFISGYEIGNGFSELNDAEDQKYRFLNQIKTINKEKYEHIFYDADYIEALKYGLPPTSGLGIGIDRLIMILTNQKSIREVILFPTLRPFLKQK, from the coding sequence ATGTTAAAAGAAAAAGATTTATTAAATAAAATAAACAATGAAAAAACAATAAGAAAAGAAAAATTAATTGATATGAGAAACAAAGGATTTTCCTATCCAAATAATTTTACAAAAACTATAAATTCTAGAAAAATTCATATGCTATACGGACATCATACAAGCGAGGACCTTAAAAAAATCAATATTGAAATTTCTATTGCAGGCCGAATGATACAAAGAAGAGTAATGGGAAAAGCTGCTTTTTTTATATTAAAAGACATAGAAGGACAAGTACAAATATATGTTAAAGAAAAAACAATAGAATACGAATTGTACCATAATCATTTTAAAAAATGGGATATTGGAGATATTTTAGGTGTACATGGTTTTTTGTTTAAAACAAAAACAAAAGAATTATCTATTTATGCTACGAATCTAATAATACTTACAAAATCCTTAAGATCTTTACCTGATAAGTTTCATGGGCTTTCTAATCAAGAAAAACGTTATAGACAAAGATATTTAGATCTAATTAGTAATAATCAACTATATAATATATTTAAAACCCGTTCAAATATAATTCAATTAATTCGAAAATTTATGTTAGAAAATGAATTTTTAGAAGTAGAAACTCCTATGCTTCATAATATTCCTGGTGGTGCTTCTGCACGTCCTTTTGAAACTTATCATAATGAAATAAATAAAAAAATGTACTTAAGAATAGCACCTGAATTATATTTGAAAAAATTAATTGTTGGAGGATTTGAACGTATTTTTGAATTAAACAGAAATTTTAGAAATGAAGGTGTTTCCTCTAGACATAATCCAGAATTCACCATGATGGAAGCATATATTGCCTATTCCGACTATCAATATATGATGAAATTTACAGAACAATTGCTAAAAAATATCATAAATACTTTATTCCAAAATAATCAAATTAAATATAAAGAACACGATCTAAATTTTGAAATACCATTCTCTCGATTAACTATGAGAGAAGCTATCTTAAAATTTAATAAAAACGTTTGTTTATCTGATTTTAAAGATTTAAAAACAATTAAACAAACATCAAATAATATTGGTATAAAAATAGATGAAAAATGGAGTATAGGTGAAATAGAAAACGAAATTTTTGAACAAACAGTAGAAAAAAATTTAATTCAACCTACTTTTATCACTGAATATCCAGTAGAAATTTCTCCATTAGCTAGACGTAATAATATCAATCCAAATATCACTGATAGGTTTGAATTATTTATTTCTGGATATGAAATAGGCAATGGATTTTCAGAATTAAATGACGCAGAAGATCAAAAATATAGGTTTTTAAATCAAATAAAAACAATAAATAAAGAAAAATATGAACACATTTTTTACGATGCAGACTATATAGAAGCATTAAAATATGGACTACCTCCAACCTCAGGATTAGGCATTGGAATTGATCGTTTAATAATGATATTAACTAATCAAAAAAGTATTCGAGAAGTTATTTTATTTCCTACTTTACGTCCATTTTTAAAACAGAAATAA
- the lysA gene encoding diaminopimelate decarboxylase: protein MPQLIDTTTSNLNITNIQLLIKKYQSPFWVYDSNIIYNQIKLLKKFDVIRFAQKACSNINILKLMRKNNLKIDAVSLGEIERAILAGFKKNSNEIIFTADLFDEATLSKIIEYNIPVNAGSLDMLEQLGSLSPGHHVWLRINPRFGYGHSKKTNTGGENSKHGIWNPHLAIPIINKYKLKLIGLHMHIGSGVNYKHLEKVCHAMVKNVIQINSKITHISAGGGLPIPYKFNENPINIEKYFTLWNQARQKISKFLNQSIQLEIEPGRFLVAESGILVSQVRAIKKMGNKNFVLVDAGFNDLMRPTMYGSYHHISVVPSDGRKIQTNQTIDAVIGGPLCESGDIFTQQEGGNIKTRKLPFVKIGDYLIFHDTGAYGASMSSNYNSRPLIQEILIENNTFKIIRKRQTIQELLSLEQ, encoded by the coding sequence ATGCCTCAATTAATCGATACAACTACAAGCAATCTTAATATTACAAATATCCAATTATTAATAAAAAAATATCAATCTCCATTTTGGGTCTATGACTCAAATATAATTTATAATCAAATTAAATTATTAAAAAAATTTGATGTTATTAGATTTGCCCAAAAAGCTTGCTCTAATATTAATATTTTAAAATTAATGAGAAAAAATAATTTAAAAATAGACGCTGTATCATTAGGAGAAATAGAACGTGCTATACTAGCTGGATTTAAAAAAAATAGCAATGAAATTATTTTTACTGCAGACTTATTCGATGAAGCAACATTGTCAAAAATTATTGAATATAATATTCCAGTAAATGCAGGATCATTAGATATGTTGGAACAATTAGGAAGTCTCTCTCCGGGTCATCATGTTTGGTTGAGAATTAATCCTAGATTTGGATACGGACATAGCAAAAAAACAAATACTGGAGGAGAAAATAGTAAACATGGAATTTGGAACCCGCATTTAGCAATACCTATTATAAACAAATACAAATTAAAATTAATAGGTTTACATATGCATATTGGTTCAGGGGTAAATTATAAACATTTAGAAAAAGTATGTCATGCTATGGTGAAAAATGTAATTCAAATAAATTCAAAAATAACGCATATTTCTGCAGGAGGAGGGTTACCAATACCCTATAAATTCAATGAAAATCCTATTAATATAGAAAAATATTTTACTTTATGGAATCAAGCAAGACAAAAAATTTCTAAATTTTTAAACCAATCAATTCAACTAGAAATTGAACCAGGAAGATTTTTAGTTGCAGAATCAGGAATATTAGTTTCTCAAGTAAGAGCAATTAAAAAAATGGGCAATAAAAATTTTGTTTTAGTTGATGCAGGATTTAATGATTTAATGCGGCCTACAATGTATGGAAGTTATCACCATATATCTGTTGTGCCATCAGATGGAAGAAAAATTCAAACAAATCAAACAATCGACGCAGTAATAGGAGGTCCATTATGCGAATCAGGCGATATATTTACACAACAGGAAGGAGGCAATATAAAAACTAGAAAACTACCTTTTGTTAAAATAGGAGATTATTTAATTTTTCATGATACAGGTGCATATGGTGCATCAATGTCATCTAATTATAATAGCAGACCGCTCATTCAAGAAATATTAATAGAAAATAATACTTTTAAAATTATTAGAAAAAGACAAACCATTCAAGAATTATTAAGCTTAGAACAATAA
- the thyA gene encoding thymidylate synthase: MKKYLQLIKKIIKYGKPKKDRTETGTLSIFGHQIRFNLKNGFPLLTTKKCYIPAIIHELLWFLKGDTNINYLNKNKVYIWDHWADKFGNLGPIYGKQWRSWNSSDGSKIDQIKNVIKQLKKNPDSRRILVSSWNVGEINEMSLPPCHVLFQFYVLNNQLSCQLYQRSCDVFLGLPFNIASYAILIHMIAQQCNFKVHELIWTGGDIHLYQNHITLAKKQLLRNPRKLPQLIILNKPNSLFNYIFEDFKIINYNPYPPIPGEISI; this comes from the coding sequence ATGAAAAAATATTTACAATTAATAAAAAAAATAATTAAATATGGAAAACCAAAAAAAGATCGAACTGAAACAGGAACGTTATCTATTTTTGGGCATCAAATTAGATTTAATTTAAAAAATGGTTTTCCACTTCTTACTACAAAAAAATGTTATATACCTGCTATTATTCACGAATTATTATGGTTTCTTAAAGGAGATACGAATATTAATTATCTCAATAAAAACAAAGTATATATTTGGGATCATTGGGCTGACAAATTTGGGAATCTTGGACCTATTTATGGAAAACAATGGAGAAGTTGGAATTCATCAGATGGTTCAAAAATTGATCAAATAAAAAATGTAATAAAACAATTAAAGAAAAATCCAGATTCTCGAAGGATACTGGTATCTAGCTGGAATGTTGGTGAAATAAATGAAATGTCTTTACCTCCTTGCCATGTGTTGTTTCAATTTTATGTATTGAACAATCAACTCAGTTGTCAATTATATCAGCGTTCTTGCGATGTTTTTCTTGGCTTACCATTTAATATTGCAAGTTATGCAATACTTATCCATATGATAGCACAACAATGTAATTTTAAAGTTCATGAATTAATATGGACAGGTGGTGATATTCATTTATACCAAAATCATATTACATTAGCAAAAAAGCAATTACTTCGAAACCCTCGAAAATTACCACAATTAATAATATTAAATAAACCAAATTCATTATTTAATTATATTTTTGAAGATTTTAAAATTATTAATTATAATCCTTATCCTCCCATTCCTGGTGAAATATCTATTTAA
- the miaB gene encoding tRNA (N6-isopentenyl adenosine(37)-C2)-methylthiotransferase MiaB → MKYIYIKTWGCQMNEYDSSMITRYLEKTGEYLITQNPEKAAILVLNTCSIREKAQEKVFHQLGRWKKLKNQNPDVIIAVGGCVATQEGKEIFKRANYVNIIFGTQSLHKLPQMIKESEQNKKLIIDISFPQLDKFNHALPAKNNGYTASISIMEGCNKYCSFCVVPYTRGKEISRPSDDVLFEISHLADNGVKEINLLGQNVNAYQGPTFNGKICFFSELLRLISEIDGIQRIRFTTSNPLEFSDDIIEVYKDTPKLVSFLHLPVQSGSNKILKLMKRSYTIEEYEKIIEKLILARPNIQISSDFIVGFPGESKEDFKQTIDFIKKINFDMSYSFIYSNRPGTPASEMKDDIDLQEKKERLYILQNCINQQTMSWSRRMLGSIQSVLVEGASEQNCMKLYGKTENNRIVNFYGSSKIIGQCIPVKINKVHTHVLHGKLL, encoded by the coding sequence ATGAAATATATATATATTAAAACATGGGGTTGTCAGATGAATGAATATGATTCATCCATGATAACTAGATATTTAGAGAAAACAGGTGAATATTTAATTACTCAAAACCCTGAAAAAGCAGCTATTTTAGTGTTAAACACATGTTCAATAAGAGAAAAAGCTCAAGAAAAAGTTTTTCATCAATTAGGAAGATGGAAAAAATTAAAAAACCAAAATCCTGATGTTATAATTGCTGTTGGAGGTTGTGTAGCAACACAAGAGGGTAAAGAAATTTTTAAAAGAGCTAACTATGTAAATATCATATTTGGCACTCAAAGTCTACATAAATTACCTCAAATGATCAAAGAATCAGAACAAAACAAAAAACTTATTATTGACATTAGCTTTCCACAACTAGATAAATTTAACCATGCTTTACCAGCGAAAAACAATGGGTATACAGCATCTATTTCAATTATGGAAGGATGTAATAAATACTGCTCCTTTTGTGTAGTGCCATATACAAGAGGAAAAGAAATCAGCCGACCATCTGACGATGTTTTATTTGAAATATCACATTTAGCTGACAATGGTGTAAAAGAGATTAATTTATTAGGTCAAAACGTAAATGCCTATCAAGGACCAACCTTTAATGGAAAAATTTGTTTTTTTTCTGAATTATTACGATTAATTTCAGAAATCGATGGTATTCAAAGAATTCGATTCACTACAAGTAATCCACTTGAGTTTAGTGATGATATTATCGAAGTTTATAAAGATACGCCAAAACTAGTTAGTTTTTTACATCTACCTGTTCAAAGCGGATCTAATAAAATATTAAAACTTATGAAACGATCTTACACTATAGAGGAGTATGAAAAAATTATTGAAAAATTAATTTTAGCACGGCCAAATATTCAAATTAGTTCTGATTTTATTGTTGGTTTTCCCGGGGAATCTAAAGAAGATTTTAAACAAACTATAGATTTTATAAAAAAAATTAATTTCGATATGAGTTATAGTTTCATATATTCAAATCGACCAGGAACACCGGCTTCAGAAATGAAAGATGATATTGATCTTCAAGAAAAAAAAGAACGTTTATATATATTGCAAAACTGTATTAACCAACAAACTATGTCTTGGAGTCGAAGAATGTTGGGGAGTATACAATCAGTATTAGTAGAGGGTGCATCAGAACAAAATTGTATGAAATTATATGGAAAAACAGAAAATAATAGAATTGTAAATTTTTATGGATCATCAAAAATAATTGGCCAATGTATTCCAGTCAAAATTAATAAAGTACATACTCATGTATTACATGGAAAATTATTATAA
- the ybeY gene encoding rRNA maturation RNase YbeY produces MNCKNKKKIPKKNMFEKWIKKIVYKKNIKIITIRIVDEEEIKNLNFKYRGKNYPTNILSFQFDCFIHKNIELLGDLVICKTIIEKESIQYNKTLESRWAHMIIHGTLHLLGYDHKNYQDQKIMENIENKIMSSLNYNKPYL; encoded by the coding sequence ATCAATTGTAAAAACAAAAAAAAAATACCAAAAAAAAATATGTTTGAAAAATGGATAAAAAAAATTGTATATAAAAAAAACATTAAAATTATTACAATTAGAATTGTAGATGAAGAAGAAATAAAAAATTTAAATTTTAAATATCGAGGAAAAAACTATCCAACAAATATCTTGTCTTTTCAATTCGACTGTTTTATACACAAAAACATTGAATTATTAGGAGATCTAGTAATATGCAAAACAATTATAGAAAAAGAATCTATACAGTATAATAAAACATTAGAGTCTCGTTGGGCACATATGATTATACATGGAACACTGCATTTATTGGGGTATGATCATAAAAATTATCAAGATCAAAAAATTATGGAAAACATAGAAAATAAAATTATGTCATCTTTAAATTATAATAAACCATATTTATAA
- the corC gene encoding CNNM family magnesium/cobalt transport protein CorC (CorC(YbeX) belongs to the Cyclin M Mg2+ Exporter (CNNM) family, and was characterized as belonging to a set of three proteins, at least one of which must be present for CorA to function.) — translation MSGKDAENSEKINKKGFFSVLLNHIFHDEPKNREELLALIRDSEQNELIDQDTCDMLEGVIHIAKKKIKEIMVPRTQMIILKLNDNLNKCLDIILESAHSRFPVMNSDKNYVEGFLIAKDLLPFMRNSNKDFHIKNILRPAVVVPESKYVDRMLKDFRLKRTHMAIVIDEFGAVSGLVTIEDILELIVGEIEDEYDEEEKANIRKLKEDIFSIKALTEIKEFNEFFNTHFNDEEVDTVGGLVMKAFGHLPSHGENININGYNFEISSANSRKIIQIHVTIPKKTLK, via the coding sequence ATGAGTGGAAAAGATGCGGAAAATTCAGAAAAAATTAATAAAAAAGGTTTTTTTTCTGTTTTATTAAATCACATATTTCATGATGAACCTAAAAATAGAGAAGAATTACTCGCATTAATTAGAGATTCGGAACAAAATGAACTGATTGATCAAGACACATGTGATATGTTAGAAGGTGTTATACATATTGCAAAGAAAAAAATTAAAGAAATTATGGTGCCTAGAACACAAATGATAATATTAAAACTAAATGATAACTTAAATAAATGTCTTGATATTATTTTAGAATCTGCGCATTCACGATTTCCAGTAATGAATAGTGATAAAAACTATGTAGAAGGATTTTTGATTGCAAAAGATTTACTACCATTTATGAGAAACTCAAACAAAGATTTTCATATAAAAAATATATTAAGGCCCGCTGTTGTTGTACCTGAAAGTAAATATGTAGATAGAATGCTGAAAGATTTTCGTTTAAAAAGAACACATATGGCAATAGTCATAGATGAGTTTGGAGCAGTTTCCGGATTGGTAACTATAGAAGATATTCTTGAACTAATAGTTGGAGAAATTGAAGACGAATATGATGAAGAAGAAAAAGCAAATATTCGAAAACTAAAAGAAGATATATTTTCTATTAAAGCATTGACAGAAATTAAAGAATTCAATGAATTTTTTAATACTCATTTTAATGATGAAGAAGTAGATACTGTTGGAGGATTGGTAATGAAAGCATTTGGACATTTGCCCAGTCACGGAGAAAATATAAATATCAATGGATATAATTTTGAAATATCTTCAGCAAATAGCAGAAAAATAATACAAATACATGTGACTATTCCAAAGAAAACTCTAAAATAA